The Brassica napus cultivar Da-Ae unplaced genomic scaffold, Da-Ae ScsIHWf_2276;HRSCAF=2934, whole genome shotgun sequence genome contains the following window.
aaaattttaatttaacaaGGTTTTCAGCCAAAAAAATATGAGTTTGTGTATATAGGTATTTCatgattgtttttattgtttttataattttttgaatcataaaactatttatttcatcaagtttgaaaaaatagaaaggataaaattgacaaaaaaaaaattataccaaaGAAACACAGATGctgttttcttcttattttggcaaattttccatttttaccATAGATATacgtagaaaaaaaaattactccaTGTTGCCAAGGGCCCAACATTCTTTTGAGCCGGGTCTAGATGCAGAACAAGAGACTTGAGATGAGGGCTTATTTTCGCACCACCACAATCACGAGTTTTATTAGTGTCATGCCAAAAAAGAAATGGGTTTGAATGTAAAGTACACGCACAAATAAATACATCAAACACACTATGTATGTATTTAGGGTCCCACCAATTAGTGTACATTACCTGAAAAAACAATTTGGGCTCGAAGATAATACCCAATATAATTAGTAATTATAGGCCAACTTTGAAAAATTGAATTTCtgttagaaaaaaacaaaacctggTGGTGGTTCCCTCCTCTTCTTGCCGCACACTCTCAATCAAATGGCGCGTAAAAAGCTAGTCTTCTAAAAAATCTCAGATACATCACTTCCAAATCAAGTTCAAAGTCCCTCCTATTCACACACTTCATATAAACTTCTTCAGTTCTTCCTCAATTCCATCTTTctcctctttctttctctctctagttctTACATTAATGGCGGTTCTAAATCCAAAAcctcaaaacaacaacaaagagaaTGTCTCACACTCAAAGATGAACACCATATCTGTCAAAGTCCCTCTTGATTCTTCTTCATCCATTGACAAAGACAAAATCCAAATTAGAATCAGAAGAAGACAGCCTCTGAAAGacatcacaaatctctttgtcTCAGCATCACCATTGCCCTCTTCGCCCACTCTATCATTTGATCCCAAGTGCATTAAGGGAAGATCTGGTGTTGGTCTCAAGACTGCTGCTACTTCTTCTAAATTATCTTGTAGAAATTTTAGatgattttcttattttgtaattggtatCTATCGATACCATGCCATTAACATTCATGTACCCAACACACAAGATATAGTTCCATATAAGTCTTTCTGGgtattttattctttaaatttgatattatttcTTATTCGTTTCGATTCGAAAAATCTAGATATCTATACTTATCCGgagcaaaaacaaatattaagaaTCAATACCGGAACAAATTGTCACGCCCGAGATGTTCAAGGAAGAAAATACCGAGATGTTCTTTTGTTACTTGGATGGTGGCTCTCGCTAGGCTTCCCACCAGGGATCGGCTTGCTTCGTGGGGCATGAACGTTCCAACGCAGTGTGTTCTTTGTCTCTTCGGAACAGAGTCTCATTCTCATCTTTTCTTTCAATGTCCTTTTGTTGCAGCAATTTGGGCTAAGTTCTCTGCCAGTCCAGTTCTGCTTGCTCCAGTCTCTATCCAAGCGCTTGCTGGTGTTATTGCTCATCCCCAACTCGCTGGAGTTGCTGGTATGGATGCTGTGCTGAAGCTTATATTGCAGGTAATTGTGTATTGCATCTGGCAGGAGCGTAACGTGCGCATCTTCCAGCAAGTCTCTACATCAGTTGCTGAAGTCTTCTCTCGGGTGGACCGTCTCATCAAGGACCGCCTGCTTGCCATCAGTCGTCACGCCCAACCTCCGCCATCGCCTTCGTTGCTCCTGCTCTATCTCTCTTTGTTGCCAGCGGGTCTGTAATTCTTGCTCTGTTGTCTTTGCTCTCTCTTATTTTCTTGTAATAAGTGGTTTGCCACAATTCTAAAAAACTGAAAATCTTGgtataaatcttaacatttaaaccaaaaaaaaaaataccggAACAaatcgaaaataataaattttaggAGGCGGATATCCGCTCCGCTTCGTCTTATTTACAAATAAATGAATATCTATAATTAAAtatagagtttaaaatttaaaattttatatgattattattttaacatataatttatattaattttattcacaaaattacttataaaattattaaattaagacaataatataaaactacaattttcataaattttgtatgttttataaataattgattAGTTTTTGAAATTAACGGATCATATACCTCCATTAATTTAtacttgttattttatattttataaaaatatgttttgaaaacGACTTTTAGATTTACTTGTATTAAGTATCGTGAAtgaaatatctttaaatatttgtaaatatctttaaatatttgCAAATATCTATAACTTTTTGAATATCTGGTTTTCTGGATATTCATAGCTTTTCGGAGCAAAGCAATTCAGAAGTTTATATATCCTTTAAATACAAATCAAATCACAAATAATGAGAATTTTGCTATTATTTGCTTCATGCCCACCTCTTACATATGAGTATACTGGTTTACTATTTTTGCAGAATTTATTTTACAGCATCAGAATAATTATGTTTCTAACTTCGATAGATGGAACTGTATTTACATGTGAATTGTGATatgctttgtttttttaactAGGAATATTTGAGATAGAGATAAAGTTAGTGACTGTAATTTCAACCCAACTGAGAAGTCAACCGAATTCAACTGTAAATTAATATGTCGTTAACTTTTTCAGtagataaaacatatatatatatagatatatttactttaaaatgaattattattattattcaataattttatatgagtTATATACTTATTTTAACCTTTTCAATGCTTAAGAGTAGTAGACTTATTTTCAGCTggtagatttatttttaaatttttttgtttgtttatgtaGTATACATGTTGTAGATTTACTAATGAACgtgttatttgtattttttgatgATTATGGTATCCAGATGTCTTCAAAAGAGATCTGACTATCGACTAATGACCACCGTCCACCGGAAATCTGGGTATAGCCTGTCGAGGAGTCCGCCGAAGGCATCCAGAGGAGCTGGTGATCACCCCGTGTTAATCCACCAGTGGTCACACACAGCTTAGACATGGACTTCTTCGTATTGGACCCAAAGATTCCTCAAGATAATCACCACAAATCTATCAGCAGCCGTGTTTCGAACTATACACATGTCGGGTAAAACCCTAAAGTGTGACTTTTCTATTTGCTAATAGACCATTAACGCGTGGTTATGTTATTTGTATTTTCTGTCAGATTTTGCtctattttaaagaaatatacatatataaatcattttttgtCAGATAGTGAGCCTATTTCATATGTAAATGTCACTAACATGATGTAGTGATTTACTGATGTGTTGCATAGTATTTTGGTCAGACATTTTGCTGACACCGTTTTTGTTGAAACCTGGATTTGGATAAGAAAATGCTTCAGTTAACAAAAACGTATTACAGTATAACAAGTGTGATTAGTTGGAAACTTATCCTTCAATTAAATTACTCAACCTCACCTTGTGGAATCGTAAGCTACACTTACCATCCCCTGACAAATgcaataaacattataatacattTTCTCGATTATTTTGGCTGAAACTTTTTTGAATATTCTTCCTTGTAATGAAATCTCCTGATGAATCAAATGAATGAATATAAATATCGAAAATCTCCGACTCCCCAATCCAAAACTAATACAAACCCTGAAGTGCTCTTAGCCTTTGacttcattttcatattttactcctttcctttttcttttctatcttATTGGATTTTCATGAATCACTCTTCTCGTCCATTGTCAATTTGTCACTACCTCGTCCATTGTCAATTTGTCACTACCTTGTAATGAAATCTCCTGATGAATCAAATGAATGAATATAAATATCGAAAATCTCCGACTCCCCAATCCAAAACTAATACAAACCCTTAAGTGCTCTTAGCCTTTgactttattttcatattttactcctttcctttttcttttctatcttATTGGATTTTCATGAATCACTCTCCTCGTCCATTGTCAATTTGCCACTACCTCGTATTATtattaactctctctctctctctctctctctctctctctctctctctctctatctctctctctcacacacacacatacatagTGCGCAtgcatattttatatgtactgTCGCTGGATGGATAGGGACGGTCGAGTTAGAGATGGTGTAAGTTTTGTTATTATAGATTTCTGCTTTATGGACATATATAATTGTTATTATAATTAGCGCTCGAAGCCGGCTCTTATCGCTCTTTTTGATAGACCAATGTAACTATATTATAAATTCATATCTTTTTTCTGGTAAAATAAGATTCATGATATATTTCTTACTTTGATGATGTAATTACGGAAAACGATTGGATAAATGGATAGACTTTTATCTCCAAGGTTATTTCGAATAATCAACATTCCATTAATTCattgtttagttttgtttaCTTAATTACTTTTGGTTTTGTAACTACTTGTTAGTCGCAGTGACATAACATGATAACAACATAGCGAGTATTTATGATCATATTCATAGGTGATTACTTAACAAATATTGACACACCGTGAAAAGATCTTAATTCAATTCGGAACTCCTACGTAAatgcttaaaataaatttatcatattgATTGTAAGTAAGTACCAGTTGTTTTACTCTACTGATTTACATGGAAATGAGGAAATCGATTCTCACTTGATGCATTTTAACCACCAAGCGCGATTATCCACACAATTTTTGGGGTATAAAAATCCATCCTAGAGACAAGGCCACCTACAAAATCAATGAGTGTTTACAAATGGATCGCACATGAGTCTATAAAGGGCTTGACCAGTCATAGGCCCCAACACAATAAGTATATATTAAGATGTCGTTCGTATTAAATATGTGTACTATACCGTAATGCGGCAATCTTTGTcattttatattattcaaaGCACTAATTTGCACTTTGAAAGTCGCAAGAGTCACTTGCTAAGATGGTTGCAGCATTGATATGATTATTATAGATGTTTTTGGTAATGAAGAAAAATGAAGGCAACGAGAAAAACCGTCGTCAGTGACAACGCACGCTTGCACTTGCCATAAGCACTCAAGTCCTTAGCTAACTTAACCCATCTCCACTACCATTACTAGAAACCCATCCAGTAAAACTCTATAAATagaaaccctccttggatctctTCTTTCCTCATATACACTCTTACACACCGCGTTATCTACTACACAATTGCAACTCATCTCTCTCCCTTTCTATTGCCTTTCTATACATAGAAACTAGTTGCAACATACTGTAACTGTAATGGCTAAGTTGAGCTTCTCCTTATGCTTCTTGTTGTTTCTTCTGCTAGCCTCAGTCGCCATGGGAAGCCGTCCTCTTGAGCGGGCTCCAATAGGGGTGAAGGTGAGAGGTCTAAACCCTTCTATTAAGGCTAAGAGCGCGACTGCACTGGATGTTCAAGCTTCAGGTAGCAGCAACAGCAGCCATGGAAAAACTCCAGAGCGGTTAAGCCCTGGAGGACCCGACCCGCAACATCATTAGTTATTTAGGATTTCCTTTATAATCAAGTGAGTTGTTCTCAATTTCTTTGAGATTTGTATTTCTTATCAATAATTTGGTTGCAATgaatctgtttttttcttttataatagaATTATGAATTTGGGTTTGTAAGATTATTACAAAGTATAACAGTTCTGTTGATATAATATTTGAAGTTTCGTTATCGTACGTTGGATATCTAAATTTCGTTATTTTACCTTTTTGACTAAACAAGGACCGTATTATTATCCAGTATccacaatttataaaaaagagtTTCCGTCTTTATTTTACTACTACTATTTTGTGCATTTAGTATATAGCAAACGCAAGGTATGAGGTTGATTTAAATGGTCATGCATGTAGGATGCTGTCGTATGATTACATCGTGTTTACGTCGATTATGACTAGTAtgttaaaaaaacaaagttaatAACAATGGATTTCATGTAGTGACTGAGATTTTTGTTAgatttattgaaaaataaagacGTTTGGAATATATAGTATAACTAATTCCCATtacaatgttaaaaaaaaactaattcccagtacatattaataataaaaaaaaatctgaacatTCGTTGCAGAGTTTTTGAATATGCATGTAGTCAGGCCGTCTCAAATTATTTTTGGCTCTGTTCAAAAACTATTATTGGTATATTAAACAATGTAATAGAATAGTTTAAAAGTTTATAgttctaattttatatatttgatgtcTCTTTTGAAATGATAAACTCTAAATTTAGTAGTTTACCTGAAAATTTAAAGCCTTAaaccataatttatattttatatatttatttttaatttttttttttacttttaaatttgggTCATGTTCGACCGCTCCAGTTGCTCATGCTATTAGACGGCCTGCACGTAGTATAACCacatttcaaaaataagaaagataTGAAACCAGAGAACACCATACAAAACCATgttattttgttgttattgCTTCAGTTAGATTTTTCTTTCCTAAAATTTTTACACATTATATGAAAATTGATTTACATAAAGATCAATGCAGTTTTTTTCAGTGCAAGAATAAACTTTTTAGAATACAACATGTATTTTtacttctcaaaaaaaaaacatgtatattttaattaatattctaTATTGTCTATATACAGACTTTAAGTTCTGTCCATCATTTTTCTGAGCATTTGGTCCATCagttattaaaaaatagatttaaaaaataatatttatcgaAAGGTCTGTTTATCTTGATAAATCATGCTTTACAGTTAACCAAACACCTAATATTATGATCACCCATGGATGCTGGATCATGAGTGGAAAAGACAGATTCCTATGTACGTAAATCATATGTAAATCATGCTTTACAGTAAACCAAACACCTAATACTATGATCTCCCATGGATGATGGGTCATAAGTGAAAAAGACAGATTCCGATGAAAGAAATTAATTAAGAGTAACCGAACATTTCACACGTATAAAGAGATAAATCACTATCttataactatattttattaaaattgaaaaaagcATTGGACCTAAAAGTTGACGAACGTGAAAACCAAAAAGGGATTATCGGCTGAAAATGGCATCATATAATAAAGTTTCTTTTTCGACGAACAAAAGACGGCGAACGTGAAGcattcttttttgttttcttaaaactTAAAAGCAAGTCGTATTTTTACGTAACGCCAAAAACTAGTGACACATCACACAACCCGAATGGACCCCCGTTATAAATTGtagtaattttcttttagaAACATGGTGAGTATTGGCGACCCTTCTTATCATATTGTAAACATACGCACGATTTGGAT
Protein-coding sequences here:
- the LOC125600460 gene encoding LOW QUALITY PROTEIN: uncharacterized protein LOC125600460 (The sequence of the model RefSeq protein was modified relative to this genomic sequence to represent the inferred CDS: substituted 1 base at 1 genomic stop codon) — encoded protein: ERERERERERERERERWNXGRTEEVYMKCVNRRDFELDLEVMYLRFFRRLAFYAPFD
- the LOC111213608 gene encoding uncharacterized protein LOC111213608 — translated: MAVLNPKPQNNNKENVSHSKMNTISVKVPLDSSSSIDKDKIQIRIRRRQPLKDITNLFVSASPLPSSPTLSFDPKCIKGRSGVGLKTAATSSKLSCRNFR
- the LOC106359673 gene encoding CLAVATA3/ESR (CLE)-related protein 2, translated to MAKLSFSLCFLLFLLLASVAMGSRPLERAPIGVKVRGLNPSIKAKSATALDVQASGSSNSSHGKTPERLSPGGPDPQHH